Proteins from a single region of Anticarsia gemmatalis isolate Benzon Research Colony breed Stoneville strain chromosome 30, ilAntGemm2 primary, whole genome shotgun sequence:
- the LOC142985483 gene encoding WD repeat domain-containing protein 83-like, producing MAELSAIATLQCKQQVVRAVRFNVDGAYCLTCGADKKIKLWNPQRQLLLKTYGGHANEVLDAAGSCDSSHIISASADRSVILWDVTTGQPLRRYRGHASSVTCIKFNEESTMAVSGSIDNTVAFWDVISRRQEPVQVLKEAKDTITSIQVTDHEVLTTSVDCHVRLYDIRVGKMISDYIGHIVTYGCLTRDGQCYILSCADSTIKLFDKDSGEILNTFSGHESKDYLLENAVNEKDSHIISGSASGEICYYDLISSTCVKKLVHSKNKPVVSITHHPTDNSFISACEDEIKLWGVAMEE from the coding sequence ATGGCTGAATTATCCGCAATAGCGACATTACAATGCAAGCAGCAAGTTGTACGCGCCGTGCGGTTCAACGTCGACGGTGCCTACTGCCTAACATGCGGCGCagacaagaaaataaaactttggaACCCTCAGCGACAACTTCTGTTAAAAACCTATGGAGGGCACGCGAACGAAGTCTTAGACGCCGCAGGATCGTGTGATAGCAGCCATATTATATCTGCAAGCGCTGATAGGTCTGTAATTCTATGGGACGTGACTACAGGACAACCGTTAAGACGTTACCGTGGCCACGCTAGTTCAGTAACTTGCATAAAATTCAACGAAGAATCAACAATGGCGGTATCAGGGTCTATAGACAATACTGTTGCTTTTTGGGACGTGATCAGTCGTAGACAAGAACCTGTGCAAGTTTTAAAAGAAGCAAAAGACACTATTACTTCGATCCAAGTGACTGACCATGAAGTGTTAACTACTTCTGTAGATTGTCATGTTAGACTCTATGATATAAGAGTAGGAAAAATGATTTCAGATTATATAGGCCATATTGTTACCTATGGGTGTTTAACTAGAGATGGACAATGTTATATCCTTAGCTGTGCCGATAgcactataaaattatttgacaaaGACTCCGGTGAAATCCTAAACACTTTTTCTGGGCATGAGAGCAAAGATTATTTGTTGGAAAATGCTGTGAATGAAAAAGATAGTCATATTATCTCTGGTTCAGCTTCTGGAGAGAtatgttattatgatttaattagTTCTACTTGTGTTAAAAAGTTAGTTCATAGTAAAAATAAACCTGTTGTGTCTATTACTCATCATCCAACTGATAATAGCTTTATTTCTGCTTGTGAAGATGAAATTAAATTGTGGGGAGTAGCCATGGAAGAGTGA